Proteins encoded within one genomic window of Rhizobium favelukesii:
- a CDS encoding sugar ABC transporter ATP-binding protein → MNTALQQPVAGSKTDDAPAILEMRGISQIFPGVKALDNVSIALYPGKVTALIGENGAGKSTLVKILTGIYRPNEGEIIVDGKLTTFANAQAAIDVGVTAIHQETVLFDELTVGENIFLGHAPRTRFRTIDWKLMNSRSKELLRSLESNIDPTIRLKDLSIAQRHLVAIARALSIEARIVIMDEPTAALSRKEIDDLFRIVEGLKAQGKAILFISHKFDELYEIADNFVVFRDGRAVGHGQLKETPQDDIVRLMVGRDVENAFPKIDVAIGGPVFQVEKYCHRTEFRDISFTLRKGEILGVYGLIGAGRSELCQSLFGITKPASGKLRLEGQELAIHSPLDAIGAGIVYVPEERGRHGLALPMPIYQNMTLPSLARTSRKGFLKAANEFALARKYAERLDLRAAALSVAVGTLSGGNQQKVVIGKWLATKPKVIILDEPTKGIDIGSKAAVHGFISELAAEGLSIIMISSELPEVIGMSDRVLVMKEGLMAGLFERKDLTPETLVRAATGNA, encoded by the coding sequence ATGAACACTGCCCTTCAACAACCCGTCGCAGGCTCCAAGACCGACGACGCGCCCGCCATTCTGGAAATGCGTGGCATTTCGCAGATCTTCCCCGGCGTGAAGGCGCTCGATAACGTCAGCATCGCGCTCTATCCCGGCAAAGTGACCGCCCTGATCGGCGAAAATGGTGCCGGCAAATCGACGCTCGTCAAGATCCTGACCGGTATTTATCGACCGAACGAAGGCGAGATCATCGTCGACGGCAAGCTGACAACCTTCGCCAATGCGCAGGCTGCCATCGACGTCGGTGTCACCGCCATCCATCAGGAAACCGTGCTCTTCGATGAACTGACGGTTGGCGAAAACATTTTCCTCGGCCATGCGCCGCGCACGAGATTTCGCACGATCGACTGGAAATTGATGAACAGTCGCTCGAAGGAATTGCTGCGTTCGCTTGAAAGCAATATCGATCCGACGATCCGCCTCAAGGATCTCTCCATTGCTCAGCGCCATCTCGTCGCCATCGCCCGCGCGCTCTCCATCGAAGCGCGCATCGTCATCATGGACGAGCCGACCGCAGCACTTTCGCGCAAGGAAATCGACGATCTCTTTCGTATCGTCGAGGGCCTGAAGGCACAGGGCAAGGCGATCCTTTTCATCAGCCACAAGTTCGACGAGCTTTACGAGATCGCTGACAACTTCGTGGTTTTCCGCGACGGTCGTGCGGTTGGCCACGGCCAACTCAAGGAGACGCCACAAGACGACATCGTCCGCCTCATGGTCGGCCGCGATGTGGAAAATGCATTCCCGAAGATCGACGTGGCCATCGGCGGCCCGGTGTTTCAGGTCGAGAAATACTGTCACCGGACCGAGTTTCGCGACATCTCGTTCACCCTCCGCAAGGGTGAGATCCTCGGTGTTTACGGACTGATCGGCGCCGGTCGCTCCGAGCTTTGCCAGTCACTCTTCGGCATCACCAAGCCTGCATCCGGCAAGCTGAGGCTGGAAGGTCAAGAGCTTGCAATCCATTCGCCGCTCGACGCCATCGGCGCCGGCATCGTCTACGTGCCCGAAGAGCGCGGCCGCCACGGCTTGGCTCTGCCGATGCCGATCTACCAGAACATGACCCTGCCCTCGCTCGCACGCACATCGCGCAAGGGCTTCCTGAAGGCGGCCAATGAATTTGCCCTGGCGCGCAAATATGCCGAGCGCCTCGATCTGCGCGCCGCGGCACTCTCCGTTGCCGTCGGGACGTTATCGGGCGGCAACCAGCAGAAAGTCGTTATCGGCAAATGGCTGGCAACGAAGCCCAAGGTGATCATTCTCGATGAACCGACCAAGGGCATCGACATCGGCTCTAAGGCCGCCGTGCACGGCTTCATCAGCGAACTCGCAGCCGAGGGTCTATCGATCATCATGATCTCGTCGGAGCTGCCCGAGGTCATCGGAATGTCCGACCGGGTCCTCGTGATGAAGGAAGGCCTGATGGCCGGCCTTTTCGAACGCAAGGATCTGACGCCGGAAACGCTGGTTCGCGCCGCGACCGGTAATGCTTGA
- the rhaS gene encoding rhamnose ABC transporter substrate-binding protein, translating to MKLAKTLAIGVAFAVAMMAGAASAKDVKIGLVVKSLGNGFFEAANKGAQEAAKELGGVEVIYTGPTSTTAEGQIEVINSLIAQGVDAIAISANDPDAVIPALKKAKQRGIKVISWDSGVNKDGRILQLNPSSNELIGKMCLTLAKDHLEGGKGDFAILSATTTSTNQNIWIDQMKKQLKDFPGLNLVTTVYGDDLSDKSYREAEGLLKSNPNVKVIVAPTTVGVLAASKVVEDKGLVGKVYVTGLGLPSEMAGAIKSGATKEFAIWNPIDLGYSATQIAYHLVKGDATGKPGTEIEAGRMGKIKIGDNGEAAMADPFVYNASNIDQFSKVF from the coding sequence ATGAAACTCGCAAAGACACTCGCAATCGGCGTGGCGTTTGCCGTGGCCATGATGGCCGGCGCCGCAAGCGCCAAGGACGTCAAGATTGGTCTCGTGGTAAAGTCGCTCGGAAACGGCTTCTTCGAAGCTGCCAACAAGGGCGCGCAGGAAGCAGCTAAGGAACTCGGCGGCGTGGAAGTAATCTACACCGGTCCGACCTCGACGACGGCCGAAGGCCAGATCGAAGTCATCAACTCGCTGATCGCTCAAGGTGTTGACGCCATCGCCATCTCCGCCAACGATCCGGATGCTGTTATCCCGGCGCTGAAGAAGGCCAAGCAACGCGGCATCAAAGTCATCTCCTGGGATTCCGGCGTCAACAAGGACGGCCGCATCCTGCAGCTGAACCCGTCGTCCAACGAACTGATCGGCAAGATGTGCCTGACGCTCGCCAAGGACCACCTCGAAGGCGGCAAGGGCGACTTTGCAATCCTATCGGCCACGACGACCTCGACCAACCAGAACATCTGGATCGACCAGATGAAAAAGCAGCTTAAGGACTTCCCGGGCCTCAACCTCGTCACCACAGTTTACGGCGACGACCTTTCGGACAAGTCCTATCGTGAGGCGGAAGGCCTTTTGAAGTCGAACCCGAACGTCAAGGTCATCGTTGCTCCGACGACGGTCGGTGTTCTGGCCGCTTCCAAGGTTGTCGAAGATAAGGGCCTCGTCGGTAAGGTCTACGTGACGGGCCTCGGCCTGCCCTCGGAGATGGCCGGTGCGATCAAGTCGGGTGCGACGAAGGAATTCGCCATCTGGAACCCGATCGACCTCGGCTACTCCGCAACGCAGATCGCCTATCACCTCGTCAAGGGTGACGCGACTGGCAAGCCGGGCACCGAAATCGAGGCCGGCCGCATGGGTAAGATCAAGATCGGCGACAACGGCGAAGCTGCTATGGCAGATCCCTTCGTCTACAATGCATCGAACATCGACCAGTTCTCGAAGGTCTTCTGA
- a CDS encoding DeoR/GlpR family DNA-binding transcription regulator, whose product MHERERHRIILSAVQEKSVVTVQDISELTEASEATIRRDIAALHVQGKIRRVRGGAEAVHPPQLGNLAGRPFRVSESVNIDKKRSIARAAVDLCDPGDAIIINGGTTTFQMVHFMAAHRMQVMTNSFAIAEHLVKHSKNTVTVPGGVIYREQSLILSPFDNDAIRNFYARRFFIGAQGVGPLGIMEADAQIIQSEQKLMHQADELVVMVDSSKFHRRSSLILCRLDRVSTIITDDGIPEGAVKMIEDAGIKLVIASVAVSQSKEGSSSVA is encoded by the coding sequence ATGCACGAACGCGAACGCCATCGCATCATATTGAGCGCCGTTCAGGAAAAGTCGGTCGTCACTGTTCAGGATATATCCGAATTGACCGAGGCTTCCGAGGCGACGATCCGGCGTGACATCGCGGCCCTTCATGTGCAGGGGAAGATCCGGCGTGTGCGTGGCGGTGCAGAGGCGGTTCACCCGCCGCAGCTCGGTAATCTCGCCGGACGGCCCTTCCGGGTTTCGGAATCTGTCAATATCGATAAAAAGCGCTCAATCGCGCGTGCAGCCGTCGATCTGTGCGATCCAGGCGATGCCATCATCATCAATGGTGGGACGACCACCTTCCAAATGGTGCATTTCATGGCCGCCCATCGCATGCAGGTCATGACCAATTCGTTTGCCATCGCCGAGCATCTGGTCAAGCACTCGAAGAATACCGTAACAGTCCCTGGCGGCGTGATTTATCGCGAGCAGAGCCTGATTCTGTCGCCCTTCGACAATGACGCGATCCGCAATTTCTACGCCCGCCGCTTCTTCATCGGCGCCCAGGGCGTCGGTCCGCTCGGCATCATGGAAGCCGACGCGCAAATCATTCAAAGCGAACAGAAGCTGATGCACCAGGCCGACGAGTTGGTCGTCATGGTCGATTCCAGCAAGTTTCACCGCCGGTCGAGCCTCATTCTGTGCCGGCTCGACCGTGTTTCGACGATCATCACCGACGACGGCATTCCAGAGGGTGCGGTGAAAATGATCGAAGATGCGGGCATCAAGCTCGTCATTGCGAGCGTCGCAGTCTCGCAATCGAAGGAGGGTTCCTCGTCCGTCGCGTGA
- a CDS encoding bifunctional rhamnulose-1-phosphate aldolase/short-chain dehydrogenase, with translation MAATVRLLDNRWADAYAAGLDEPGKLLYRSNLLGADKRITNYGGGNTSAKVTETDPLTGEKVKILWVKGSGGDVGTIKLDGFATLYQDKLDSLKGIYKGVEDEDRMVGFLPHCTYNLNSRAASIDTPLHGFVPFTHVDHMHPDAIIAIAASRNSKELTRQIFGDTIGWLPWRRPGFQLGLDLEAFVKANPNAKGVVLESHGLFTWADDAKTCYELTLAVINKAITWFAEQTEGKTIFGGVATQSLPLEERRAIAARLMPEIRGRIGKAERKLGHFDDQDAVLEFVNSKNLRPLGALGTSCPDHFLRTKIRPLIVDFDPAKPDVDAVIASLDKALEDYRADYARYYNDCKHDNSPAMRDANPVVFLVPGVGMLSFARDKATARIASEFYVNAINVMRGASTVSEYQGLPEQEAFDIEYWLLEEAKLQRMPKPKSLAGRVAFVTGGAGGIGRATAARLIGEGACVVLADIDQAALDGTQADFAKQFGTDAVRGVKLDVTKEDAVIASFAGACVEFGGVDILVSNAGIASSAPIESTELSMWNKNIDILATGYFLVSREAFRLFRKQDLGGNVVFVASKNGLASSPNAAAYCTAKAAEIHLARCLALEGAEAGIRVNTVNPDAVLRGSKIWSGEWREQRAASSKIEINELEEHYRKRSMLKLNVFPEDIAEAIYFLASDLSAKSTGNIINVDAGNAQSFPR, from the coding sequence ATGGCGGCAACCGTCCGGCTTCTTGATAACCGTTGGGCCGATGCTTACGCTGCTGGCCTCGATGAGCCCGGCAAGCTGCTGTATCGCTCGAATCTGCTCGGCGCCGACAAGCGCATTACCAACTACGGTGGCGGCAATACCTCTGCCAAGGTCACGGAAACCGATCCGCTGACCGGCGAGAAGGTCAAGATCCTGTGGGTAAAGGGTTCGGGCGGCGACGTCGGGACCATCAAGCTCGACGGCTTTGCGACGCTCTACCAGGACAAGCTCGACTCCCTGAAGGGTATCTACAAGGGCGTCGAAGACGAAGACCGCATGGTCGGCTTCCTGCCACACTGCACCTACAATCTTAATAGCCGTGCCGCCTCGATCGACACCCCACTGCATGGGTTCGTGCCTTTCACCCATGTCGACCACATGCATCCGGATGCGATCATCGCGATCGCCGCCTCCAGGAATTCCAAGGAACTGACCAGGCAGATCTTCGGTGACACGATTGGCTGGCTGCCGTGGCGCCGCCCAGGCTTCCAGCTCGGCCTCGACCTCGAAGCCTTCGTCAAGGCAAACCCGAATGCCAAGGGCGTCGTCCTCGAAAGCCACGGTCTCTTCACCTGGGCAGACGATGCCAAGACCTGCTATGAGCTGACGCTTGCTGTTATCAACAAGGCAATTACCTGGTTTGCGGAACAGACCGAAGGCAAGACAATCTTCGGCGGCGTCGCCACGCAGAGCCTGCCGTTGGAAGAGCGTCGCGCCATCGCCGCACGCCTGATGCCTGAGATCCGCGGGCGTATCGGCAAGGCGGAGCGCAAGCTCGGTCATTTCGACGATCAGGATGCCGTGCTAGAATTCGTCAACTCCAAGAACCTGCGTCCGCTCGGTGCGCTTGGTACGAGTTGCCCGGACCACTTCCTGCGCACCAAGATCCGCCCGCTGATCGTCGATTTCGATCCGGCAAAGCCGGATGTCGATGCTGTCATTGCATCGCTCGACAAGGCACTTGAGGACTACCGCGCTGATTACGCGCGTTACTACAACGACTGCAAGCACGACAACTCGCCGGCCATGCGCGATGCCAATCCGGTCGTCTTCCTTGTCCCGGGCGTTGGCATGCTTTCGTTTGCACGCGATAAGGCCACGGCGCGCATCGCAAGCGAGTTCTACGTCAATGCCATCAATGTGATGCGCGGCGCGTCGACCGTTTCCGAATATCAGGGTCTGCCTGAACAGGAAGCCTTCGATATCGAGTACTGGTTGCTCGAGGAGGCCAAGCTGCAGCGCATGCCGAAGCCGAAGAGCCTTGCTGGTCGCGTTGCCTTCGTCACCGGTGGCGCCGGCGGCATCGGCCGCGCAACAGCGGCCCGTTTGATCGGCGAGGGCGCCTGCGTGGTTCTGGCTGATATCGACCAGGCGGCTCTCGACGGCACGCAGGCCGATTTTGCCAAGCAGTTCGGCACCGATGCCGTTCGCGGCGTCAAGCTTGACGTCACCAAGGAAGACGCGGTGATCGCGTCCTTCGCCGGAGCCTGTGTCGAGTTCGGCGGTGTGGACATCCTCGTTTCCAACGCGGGTATCGCGTCGTCCGCGCCGATCGAAAGCACCGAGCTTTCGATGTGGAACAAGAACATCGACATTCTGGCCACCGGATATTTCCTGGTATCGCGTGAAGCCTTCCGTCTGTTCCGCAAGCAGGACCTCGGCGGCAACGTCGTGTTCGTCGCCTCCAAGAACGGTCTCGCCTCTTCGCCGAACGCGGCAGCCTATTGCACGGCAAAGGCTGCGGAAATCCATCTGGCCCGTTGCCTGGCGCTCGAGGGCGCAGAAGCAGGCATTCGCGTCAACACCGTCAACCCAGATGCCGTTTTGCGCGGTTCGAAGATCTGGAGCGGTGAGTGGCGCGAACAACGTGCAGCGTCGTCGAAGATCGAAATCAACGAGCTGGAGGAGCACTACCGCAAGCGCTCGATGCTGAAGCTCAACGTCTTCCCGGAAGATATTGCAGAGGCGATCTACTTCCTGGCGTCCGATCTTTCGGCCAAGTCCACCGGCAACATCATCAACGTCGATGCCGGTAACGCGCAGAGCTTCCCGCGCTAA
- the rhaI gene encoding L-rhamnose catabolism isomerase produces the protein MAESKIAQDVIAQENDKRADALKSDYEALGAHLARRGIDIETITGKVSEFFVAIPSWGVGTGGTRFARFPGTGEPRGIFDKLDDCSVINELTRATPNVSLHIPWDKADAKELRAKGDALGLGFDAMNSNTFSDAPGQKHSYKYGSLSHTDAATRAQAVEHNLECIEIGKAIGSKALTVWVGDGSNFPGQSNFTKAFERYLASMGDIYKALPDDWKLFSEHKMYEPAFYSTVVQDWGTNYLIAQTLGPKAQCLVDLGHHAPNTNIEMIVARLVQFGKLGGFHFNDSKYGDDDLDAGAIEPYRLFLVFNELVDAEQRGVNDFNPAHMIDQSHNVTDPIESLINSANEIRRAYAQALLVDRKALAGYQDENDALMATETLKRAYRADVEPILAEARRRAGGAIDPVATYRVSGYRRKVAAERPVSAAGGGGII, from the coding sequence ATGGCCGAGTCCAAGATCGCGCAGGATGTCATTGCGCAGGAAAACGACAAGCGCGCTGACGCGCTGAAATCAGACTATGAGGCGCTCGGCGCCCATCTGGCCCGCCGCGGCATCGACATCGAGACGATCACGGGGAAGGTCTCGGAATTCTTCGTCGCCATACCCTCGTGGGGTGTTGGAACGGGCGGCACCCGCTTTGCCCGCTTTCCCGGCACCGGTGAACCGCGCGGCATTTTCGACAAGCTCGACGACTGCTCCGTCATCAACGAGTTGACGCGTGCGACACCGAACGTGTCGCTGCACATTCCTTGGGACAAGGCCGACGCCAAGGAGCTCAGGGCGAAGGGCGATGCGCTCGGCCTCGGCTTCGACGCGATGAACTCCAATACCTTCTCGGATGCACCCGGCCAGAAGCATTCCTACAAGTATGGCTCGCTCAGCCATACCGATGCGGCAACGCGCGCGCAGGCCGTCGAACACAATCTCGAATGCATCGAGATCGGCAAGGCGATCGGCTCCAAGGCGCTGACAGTCTGGGTCGGCGATGGCTCGAATTTCCCCGGCCAGAGCAACTTCACCAAGGCGTTCGAACGCTATCTCGCCTCGATGGGCGACATCTACAAGGCGCTGCCGGATGACTGGAAACTGTTTTCCGAGCACAAGATGTACGAGCCCGCCTTCTACTCCACGGTCGTCCAGGACTGGGGCACCAACTACTTGATCGCCCAGACGCTTGGACCAAAGGCGCAGTGCCTAGTCGACCTCGGCCATCATGCACCCAATACCAATATCGAGATGATCGTCGCCCGTCTCGTTCAGTTCGGAAAGCTCGGCGGCTTCCATTTCAACGATTCCAAATATGGTGACGACGATCTCGACGCTGGTGCGATCGAACCCTACCGCCTGTTCCTCGTCTTCAACGAGCTTGTCGATGCAGAGCAGCGCGGCGTCAACGATTTTAATCCGGCGCACATGATCGACCAGTCGCACAACGTCACCGACCCGATCGAGAGCCTGATCAACAGCGCCAATGAGATCCGTCGTGCCTACGCACAGGCTCTCCTCGTCGACCGCAAGGCGCTTGCCGGCTACCAGGACGAGAATGACGCGCTGATGGCGACAGAGACGCTGAAGCGCGCCTACCGTGCCGACGTTGAGCCGATCCTTGCCGAAGCCCGCCGCCGTGCCGGTGGCGCGATCGATCCCGTCGCGACCTATCGTGTCAGCGGCTACCGCAGGAAGGTCGCCGCCGAACGCCCGGTATCGGCCGCCGGCGGCGGTGGCATTATCTGA
- a CDS encoding carboxymuconolactone decarboxylase family protein gives MQARMGNPAVVIPEAMQALHALGTLPAKSGLSPILLELVNLRASQINGCSVCIDGHPRIAKKAGESDERLFAVSAWRDTPYFTPAERAALALTEAVTRVSDRTDPVPDDIWDEATRHFDGKSLAALVIAIANINVWNRLNIATRQIAGEWKP, from the coding sequence ATGCAAGCGAGAATGGGAAACCCAGCTGTCGTCATTCCCGAAGCGATGCAGGCACTGCACGCCCTCGGCACATTGCCGGCCAAATCAGGTCTTTCGCCAATCCTTTTAGAACTCGTCAATCTGCGCGCCAGCCAAATCAATGGCTGCAGCGTCTGCATCGACGGGCATCCACGCATCGCCAAGAAAGCAGGCGAGAGCGATGAGCGTCTGTTTGCCGTCAGCGCCTGGCGCGACACACCGTATTTCACGCCTGCCGAGCGGGCAGCCCTTGCGCTGACCGAGGCGGTCACGCGTGTCAGCGATCGTACCGACCCCGTACCGGACGACATCTGGGACGAGGCCACGCGGCATTTCGACGGCAAGAGCCTGGCAGCCCTCGTCATCGCCATCGCCAACATCAACGTCTGGAACAGGCTGAACATCGCCACCCGCCAGATTGCCGGCGAATGGAAGCCGTAA
- a CDS encoding sigma-70 family RNA polymerase sigma factor, which yields MDEKNWLAGEFEANRAHLATVAYRMLGSRTEADDAVQEAWLRLGRSDADSIDNMGGWLTTVVARICLDMLRSRKTRREEPFDLPVHERLADPSKAVDPEGEVAFADAVGVALLIVLETLAPAERVAFVLHDMFDLPFDDIAPIINRSSAATRQLASRARRRVHGATDVPEADAAHKRTIVNAFLAASRLGDLNALLAVLDPQVVFTPDAMAMRYNPSVRELHGASAVAETFKGRAQAAKPALIDGEFGLVVSVAGDLRVVLLLTFDGDRISAIDAVADRDYLDHLQYELLEPTEPGL from the coding sequence ATGGATGAGAAAAATTGGCTGGCGGGAGAATTCGAAGCGAACAGGGCGCATCTCGCCACGGTCGCTTATCGCATGCTTGGCTCCCGCACGGAGGCAGACGATGCCGTTCAGGAGGCCTGGCTGCGGCTCGGCCGCTCCGACGCGGACTCAATCGACAATATGGGTGGTTGGCTGACGACCGTCGTGGCGCGGATCTGCCTGGACATGCTGCGCTCGAGAAAGACGAGGCGGGAAGAACCGTTTGACCTTCCCGTGCATGAACGGCTTGCAGACCCGTCAAAGGCTGTTGATCCGGAGGGGGAGGTGGCCTTTGCCGACGCCGTCGGCGTGGCACTGCTAATTGTCCTCGAGACATTGGCTCCGGCTGAGCGCGTCGCCTTTGTGCTGCACGACATGTTCGATCTGCCCTTCGACGATATCGCACCCATCATCAATCGCTCATCGGCCGCAACGCGCCAGCTTGCAAGCCGCGCTCGCCGCCGCGTGCACGGAGCGACCGATGTGCCGGAAGCGGATGCCGCACACAAGAGGACGATCGTCAACGCGTTCCTCGCGGCTTCGCGGCTCGGCGATCTCAACGCGCTGCTTGCGGTTCTCGATCCGCAGGTGGTCTTCACCCCCGACGCCATGGCAATGCGGTATAATCCTTCCGTTCGCGAGCTTCACGGCGCATCAGCGGTCGCAGAGACCTTCAAGGGTCGCGCCCAAGCTGCCAAGCCTGCGCTCATCGATGGGGAGTTCGGGCTCGTGGTGTCCGTCGCAGGAGACCTGCGTGTTGTTCTGCTTCTAACCTTCGACGGAGACAGAATCTCAGCGATCGATGCCGTTGCCGATCGCGACTATCTTGACCACCTGCAATATGAGCTGCTGGAACCAACGGAGCCCGGCCTCTGA
- a CDS encoding TetR/AcrR family transcriptional regulator: protein MSRTLSAKKSESLNVLSPANTDEKIPPRERIVSTAAELFREHGIRGIGVDAIADAALTNKMTLYRHFGSKDELVCETLRRASEKAEAIWRDLESAHPSDPKAQLRAWVEARTQSLCGEHVGCDLANAAIELKGDGHPAYDVIERHKAEQRDRLEALCLAAGAREPNLLADTLTLLLEGARVTRQAMGNDTCCSHFSKACNAAMTAFA, encoded by the coding sequence ATGTCAAGGACGTTGTCCGCAAAAAAATCAGAATCATTGAACGTGCTGTCTCCCGCAAACACTGACGAGAAGATCCCGCCACGGGAGCGCATCGTCTCGACCGCCGCCGAGCTCTTTCGCGAGCACGGCATTCGCGGCATCGGCGTGGATGCGATCGCAGATGCGGCGCTGACCAACAAGATGACGCTCTATCGCCATTTCGGCTCCAAGGACGAGCTGGTCTGCGAGACGTTGCGCCGCGCTTCAGAAAAGGCCGAGGCGATCTGGCGCGATCTCGAGAGTGCTCATCCCAGCGATCCGAAGGCACAGCTGCGGGCATGGGTCGAAGCGCGAACGCAGAGCCTTTGCGGCGAGCATGTCGGCTGTGACCTCGCCAACGCCGCCATCGAGCTTAAAGGCGACGGGCATCCGGCCTATGACGTGATCGAACGGCACAAAGCCGAGCAACGCGACAGGTTGGAGGCGCTCTGTCTTGCAGCCGGTGCGCGCGAACCGAACCTGCTGGCCGACACGCTGACGCTCCTTCTCGAGGGCGCTCGTGTCACGCGGCAAGCCATGGGCAACGATACATGTTGCAGTCACTTCTCCAAGGCCTGCAACGCTGCCATGACCGCTTTTGCGTAG
- a CDS encoding DUF1810 domain-containing protein, whose protein sequence is MPGEIDYNLNRFMDAQNGVYERALSELKAGRKRSHWMWFIFPQIAGLGSSFMAEKYAIRSAEEASAYLADPILGSRLFRCVDAVLGIEGRSVHKIFGSPDDLKLRSSMTLFAAVSEHGSPFHKVIDLFYRGEFDERTIQLLDASN, encoded by the coding sequence ATGCCCGGTGAGATCGACTACAATCTGAACCGCTTCATGGACGCACAAAATGGCGTCTATGAGCGGGCGCTTTCGGAGTTGAAGGCTGGCCGCAAACGGTCCCATTGGATGTGGTTCATCTTCCCCCAGATCGCGGGCCTCGGATCATCATTCATGGCAGAGAAATACGCCATCCGCTCGGCCGAGGAAGCCTCTGCCTATCTTGCCGACCCTATTCTCGGGAGCCGGCTGTTTCGCTGCGTCGATGCCGTACTTGGCATCGAAGGCAGGTCCGTGCACAAGATTTTCGGCTCTCCCGATGATCTAAAGCTACGGTCGTCCATGACCCTTTTTGCCGCGGTCAGCGAGCATGGATCGCCTTTTCACAAGGTAATCGATCTGTTCTATCGGGGGGAGTTCGATGAACGCACCATCCAACTCTTGGATGCGAGCAACTAG
- a CDS encoding amidase — MTKSFGAMSVAQLSGLIQTAAVDPIEVTEAVLDGIDAYPDRTVFTAILKDRALEEARASSKRLKEGRSRGMLDGIPIAWKDLFDLKGRTTTAGSTVLATGPAAHADAPIVASLQQIGMVSIGCTNMSEFAFSGLGINPHYGTPQNPRSGDLARVPGGSSSGAGVAVAAGLVPVAMGTDTGGSVRIPAAFNGIVGYKATRGRYPMAGVFPLAKSLDSLGPLCRTVQDAVWIDAGMRGPASPSIVSRPVKGLDIIIPDNVVFDGAEAGVVAAFETAIDWLAAEGASISRIAIPAFDEILGLMAKYGALVTAEAFALHRERLAGPQAADMDHRVAMRVRLGEKTTLANYLALLDARQRLIADVERLVCESFVAFPTVAHVAPAIAPLETNDDLFFSTNGMTLRNTMLGNFLDWCGVSIPCGTGDADMPVGFLLSAVGKRDEALLSAALSAEEIIRGEFI; from the coding sequence ATGACGAAATCATTTGGCGCGATGTCCGTCGCGCAGCTTTCCGGGCTCATTCAAACGGCAGCTGTTGATCCGATCGAAGTGACGGAAGCCGTGCTCGATGGCATCGATGCATATCCGGATCGCACGGTTTTCACGGCAATCCTCAAGGATCGGGCACTCGAAGAGGCAAGGGCCTCATCGAAACGACTGAAGGAGGGCCGCTCGCGTGGAATGCTGGATGGCATTCCGATCGCCTGGAAGGACCTCTTTGACCTCAAGGGTCGGACAACGACGGCCGGATCGACCGTTCTCGCAACCGGTCCAGCTGCGCACGCAGACGCTCCGATCGTGGCATCGCTGCAGCAGATCGGCATGGTCTCGATCGGCTGCACCAACATGAGCGAGTTCGCCTTCTCGGGCCTTGGCATCAACCCGCACTACGGCACGCCGCAAAATCCCCGCAGTGGCGATCTGGCACGCGTCCCAGGCGGTTCGTCATCTGGCGCCGGCGTCGCGGTGGCAGCCGGCCTGGTGCCGGTGGCGATGGGAACAGACACGGGGGGATCGGTGCGCATCCCTGCTGCCTTCAACGGCATCGTCGGATACAAGGCGACACGGGGCCGCTACCCGATGGCGGGCGTTTTCCCATTGGCAAAAAGTCTGGATTCGCTCGGACCGCTGTGCAGGACAGTCCAGGACGCCGTCTGGATTGACGCGGGAATGCGCGGCCCGGCGTCTCCATCAATTGTGAGCCGCCCTGTCAAAGGGCTGGATATCATAATCCCCGACAACGTGGTGTTCGATGGCGCCGAAGCCGGTGTCGTTGCAGCCTTCGAGACGGCCATCGATTGGCTTGCGGCAGAGGGTGCATCGATCAGCCGGATCGCAATTCCTGCTTTCGATGAAATCCTGGGGCTGATGGCAAAATATGGTGCCCTGGTGACCGCAGAGGCTTTCGCGCTTCACCGCGAACGGTTGGCTGGGCCGCAAGCCGCCGACATGGATCATCGCGTCGCCATGCGCGTAAGGCTTGGTGAGAAGACAACGCTTGCGAACTATCTTGCGCTTCTCGACGCGCGACAAAGGTTGATAGCAGATGTCGAGCGGCTCGTGTGCGAGAGCTTCGTTGCCTTTCCGACAGTTGCGCACGTGGCGCCGGCCATCGCGCCGCTGGAAACGAACGACGATCTGTTTTTTTCAACCAACGGCATGACGCTGCGCAATACGATGCTCGGCAATTTCCTCGATTGGTGCGGCGTATCGATCCCCTGTGGAACGGGAGATGCCGATATGCCGGTCGGCTTCCTGCTCTCTGCGGTGGGCAAGCGTGATGAAGCGCTCCTCAGCGCGGCGCTGTCGGCAGAGGAGATTATCCGCGGCGAATTCATTTGA